A single genomic interval of Deltaproteobacteria bacterium harbors:
- a CDS encoding HAD-IIIA family hydrolase — protein sequence MKGIVFLDRDGTLIEDVGYISDPALLKEIPGAAESLRRLAENGYAIAVVSNQAGLAKGKIREEQWDAVHRAFVEYFRRLGVSFDAVEYCPHHADGIVEKYRQACGCRKPAAGLALKVLRNLALPPSCRVWVVGDKMSDISMGKRLRAETILVATGYGEEERVEGERRGEIPDAFLPSIREAAEWILSRERL from the coding sequence TTGAAAGGCATCGTTTTCCTGGATCGGGACGGAACGCTGATCGAGGACGTGGGATATATATCGGACCCGGCGCTCCTGAAGGAGATACCGGGCGCTGCGGAGTCCTTGAGGCGTCTTGCGGAAAACGGCTACGCCATCGCGGTGGTGTCTAACCAGGCCGGGCTCGCAAAGGGGAAAATCCGGGAGGAGCAATGGGACGCGGTCCACCGGGCTTTCGTCGAGTATTTTCGCAGGCTCGGGGTGTCGTTCGACGCCGTGGAATACTGCCCCCATCATGCGGATGGCATAGTCGAAAAGTACCGGCAGGCCTGCGGCTGCAGAAAGCCCGCTGCCGGGCTCGCGCTGAAGGTCCTGCGAAACCTGGCGCTCCCTCCTTCGTGCAGGGTCTGGGTGGTAGGTGATAAAATGTCGGATATCTCGATGGGGAAGCGCCTGCGCGCGGAGACCATACTGGTCGCGACCGGCTACGGCGAGGAAGAGCGCGTGGAAGGGGAGCGCCGCGGAGAAATCCCGGACGCGTTTCTTCCCAGCATACGGGAGGCGGCCGAGTGGATTTTGTCCCGGGAGCGATTATGA
- a CDS encoding YicC family protein — MSWMSMTGYGRGEAHGKDIAITADVRSVNHRFLDIHVRCPSKFFSWEPRIRGVVREALRRGKVDVLLAVREWGSTGTTVRVNREALNSFLVEAHRIRDEAGLPIELSFRDLLGVPDLFVFAAEGADPAEEHWELAEKALRSAVAMLQESRRDEGERLREVVAAGVSELAVISDNIAALSVENKEFAIVKFKERIQSLAGEAGIDPGRLHQEAAFLLDRLDITEECDRLRSHLAGLGKLLEKPGEAVGKRFDFLVQEVFRELNTASNKSARSEISALAVTAKTEMEKIREQIQNVE; from the coding sequence ATGTCGTGGATGAGCATGACGGGGTACGGCAGGGGCGAGGCCCACGGTAAGGATATCGCAATCACCGCCGACGTCCGGTCGGTGAACCACCGGTTCCTCGACATCCACGTGAGATGCCCCTCGAAGTTCTTTTCCTGGGAACCGAGGATCCGCGGAGTTGTCCGGGAAGCGTTGCGGCGCGGAAAGGTCGATGTATTACTCGCAGTCCGGGAGTGGGGAAGCACGGGAACGACGGTCAGGGTGAATCGCGAAGCCCTGAATTCCTTTCTCGTCGAGGCCCACCGGATCCGCGACGAAGCCGGTCTGCCCATAGAGCTTTCTTTCAGGGATCTGCTTGGTGTCCCGGACCTGTTCGTGTTCGCCGCCGAAGGGGCGGATCCCGCCGAGGAGCACTGGGAACTTGCCGAAAAAGCCCTTCGGAGCGCGGTCGCGATGCTGCAGGAATCGAGACGCGATGAAGGAGAGCGCCTTCGGGAGGTCGTAGCCGCCGGGGTGTCGGAGCTTGCGGTTATTTCGGATAATATCGCCGCATTATCCGTTGAAAACAAGGAATTTGCCATAGTAAAGTTCAAGGAAAGGATACAATCACTCGCGGGGGAGGCAGGCATCGATCCCGGAAGGCTTCACCAGGAAGCGGCTTTCCTGCTGGACCGGCTGGACATCACCGAGGAGTGCGACCGCCTGCGGTCCCATCTTGCCGGGCTCGGGAAACTGCTGGAGAAGCCGGGCGAGGCCGTGGGCAAAAGGTTCGATTTCCTCGTCCAGGAAGTCTTCCGCGAATTGAACACCGCTTCCAACAAGTCCGCCCGCTCGGAGATATCGGCGCTGGCCGTGACCGCAAAGACCGAAATGGAAAAGATCCGGGAACAGATCCAGAACGTGGAGTAA
- the gmk gene encoding guanylate kinase, with protein sequence MANGDVFVISAPSGSGKTTICRLLIERVEGLELSISYTTRRRKNGEAEGKDYFFITEDNFDKMISLKEFLEFANVYGMRYGTSRETVRSIVSRGVDAVLEIDVQGGRKIKEALPESVLIGIFPPDGETLSRRLADRGRDSREEMEARLEVAGKEMRDLLHYDYLVVNDSLEKAVRQVEWIVRAQRLRRERVRERLERILSG encoded by the coding sequence ATGGCAAACGGAGACGTATTCGTCATTTCGGCCCCGTCGGGGTCGGGAAAGACCACGATCTGCAGGCTGCTGATCGAGAGGGTGGAGGGGCTCGAGCTTTCCATCTCCTACACCACGCGGCGGCGCAAGAACGGCGAGGCCGAGGGTAAGGATTATTTTTTCATTACTGAAGATAATTTTGATAAAATGATAAGTTTGAAGGAGTTCCTGGAATTCGCGAATGTTTACGGGATGCGATACGGGACCTCCCGCGAAACCGTCAGGTCCATCGTTTCCCGCGGGGTGGACGCCGTTCTCGAGATAGACGTCCAGGGCGGACGGAAGATCAAGGAAGCGCTTCCGGAGTCCGTTCTGATCGGCATTTTCCCCCCGGACGGGGAAACGCTTTCCCGGAGGCTGGCGGACCGTGGGCGCGACAGCCGTGAGGAAATGGAGGCCCGGCTGGAGGTCGCGGGGAAGGAGATGCGGGATCTCCTTCACTACGATTACCTGGTGGTAAACGACAGCCTCGAGAAAGCGGTACGGCAAGTCGAGTGGATCGTCCGCGCGCAGCGGCTCCGCAGGGAGCGCGTACGCGAGCGGCTTGAAAGGATTCTTTCCGGGTAG
- a CDS encoding RidA family protein, which yields MREIIGTAAAPAAIGPYSQAVRAGGLLFCSGQIPLDPATGKMVDGGIGAQTERVLANLEAVLSAGGASFASVVKTTVYLADLADFPAMNTVYGRFFPKDPPARATIQAARLPAGALVEIDAVASTPER from the coding sequence ATGAGGGAGATAATCGGGACCGCCGCGGCGCCCGCGGCGATCGGACCGTATTCGCAGGCGGTCCGCGCGGGGGGGCTTTTGTTCTGCTCGGGACAGATACCGCTCGACCCGGCGACCGGGAAGATGGTCGATGGAGGTATCGGGGCGCAGACGGAGCGGGTGCTTGCAAACCTTGAAGCGGTGCTTTCCGCGGGGGGCGCTTCGTTCGCCTCGGTGGTCAAGACGACCGTGTACCTCGCCGACCTTGCGGATTTCCCCGCGATGAACACCGTGTACGGAAGGTTTTTCCCGAAGGACCCGCCGGCGAGGGCCACCATACAGGCGGCGCGTCTTCCGGCGGGGGCGCTTGTGGAGATCGACGCGGTGGCGTCGACGCCGGAACGGTAA
- a CDS encoding DUF3108 domain-containing protein, with product MDFVPGAIMSGRSSRSAALRRKGFFLPVAFLAVAMAGCHWGQPPSKPAYVPPPSIEEPAGEAPAGEIVAEIAPESSAGPDEPPQADAPRHPVVEPSPSSAAEPATSAEMELAPPAAHGADVPPAAGDVPAPAVRKTARPVTPATAPSTPTRPNSLASLDEPSWAKGREELVYRVEFLGMTMGYARFNFRGKTMLGSRETYHLSVRAWTSDFLSVIYPINETIEYYMDVKTLEPLRQESTGRAKKKDDIMFYDQKKGRIVYRYKHSGEIRKEVDVVPGVFDPVTVAYYFRARDLGDEGRSRNVYGGRKLYQIASRLLGREKIDTVRGKMDTVVIQPVIKREGKLEDKGDLKMWMTDDARRIPVRIYAKFRKIRMWTLFAELVPPREGG from the coding sequence GTGGATTTTGTCCCGGGAGCGATTATGAGCGGCAGGAGCAGTCGAAGTGCGGCTTTGCGCCGGAAAGGATTCTTCCTGCCCGTCGCTTTTCTCGCGGTCGCCATGGCGGGATGCCATTGGGGGCAGCCCCCGTCGAAACCGGCGTACGTGCCGCCTCCTTCGATCGAAGAGCCGGCCGGCGAAGCGCCCGCGGGGGAAATTGTCGCGGAAATCGCACCGGAATCCTCCGCCGGACCTGATGAACCTCCGCAGGCGGATGCGCCGCGTCATCCCGTTGTGGAGCCTTCGCCTTCCTCTGCGGCGGAGCCTGCCACATCCGCCGAGATGGAGCTTGCGCCGCCTGCCGCACACGGCGCAGACGTTCCACCCGCGGCCGGGGACGTGCCGGCGCCTGCGGTGCGAAAAACCGCAAGGCCGGTGACCCCCGCAACGGCGCCGTCGACGCCGACAAGGCCCAACTCGCTTGCGTCCCTCGATGAACCTTCGTGGGCGAAGGGAAGGGAAGAGCTGGTCTACCGTGTGGAATTCCTCGGGATGACGATGGGATACGCGCGCTTCAACTTCCGCGGGAAAACCATGCTGGGCAGCCGGGAAACCTATCATTTGAGCGTCCGGGCATGGACCTCCGATTTTCTTTCGGTCATCTATCCGATAAACGAAACTATCGAATATTATATGGATGTGAAGACGCTGGAGCCCCTGCGGCAGGAATCCACCGGCAGGGCGAAAAAGAAGGACGACATAATGTTCTACGACCAGAAGAAGGGGAGAATCGTTTACCGCTACAAGCATTCGGGGGAGATCCGCAAGGAGGTCGATGTCGTCCCCGGAGTCTTCGACCCGGTGACCGTCGCGTATTACTTCCGTGCCCGGGACCTTGGCGACGAGGGCCGTTCCCGCAACGTCTACGGTGGGCGTAAGCTGTACCAGATCGCATCGCGACTGCTGGGGCGGGAGAAGATCGACACGGTCCGCGGAAAGATGGATACCGTCGTAATCCAGCCTGTCATCAAGCGGGAAGGCAAGCTTGAGGACAAGGGTGACCTGAAGATGTGGATGACCGACGACGCCCGCCGCATCCCCGTGAGGATTTACGCCAAGTTCAGGAAAATCAGGATGTGGACGCTGTTCGCGGAGCTTGTTCCGCCAAGGGAAGGAGGATGA
- a CDS encoding DNA-directed RNA polymerase subunit omega, with protein MARVTVEDCLRRVNSHFELTVVAAKRAKQLLGGQGASIDTSQRRDKPTVVALREIAQGTVRVKA; from the coding sequence ATGGCGCGAGTAACGGTAGAAGATTGTCTTCGTCGCGTGAACAGCCACTTCGAGCTTACGGTGGTGGCGGCGAAGCGGGCCAAGCAGCTTCTGGGCGGGCAGGGCGCTTCGATCGACACGTCCCAGCGAAGGGACAAGCCCACGGTGGTGGCGCTCAGGGAAATCGCGCAGGGGACGGTGCGGGTCAAAGCCTGA
- the lpxK gene encoding tetraacyldisaccharide 4'-kinase translates to MIGPFATLRRSLYGAGILRQESLPRPVISVGNLSVGGTGKTPHVQFLASWLTETGVKVAVLSRGYGRKSRGVVWVSRGDGPAVTAEYGGDEPVLLAALLPGVPVLAGESRAEAGRECLRSRDVDVFLLDDGFQHLSLGRDADILLVDATCVLGNMRTLPFGPLRESPETARRADALVITKCAGLSQGEKAAAAVPFEADRPRAYTRMVARAVVDRFGRETSLPRDGEEVVAFSGLAHNGQFADTLRTSGFAVRKFFSFRDHYRYRRADLERIASAAGGAPVLTTEKDLVRLSGTLPFDLKAIRIGVEFLSGWEDLSRLILERLGKAVES, encoded by the coding sequence CGCCCTGTGATAAGCGTAGGGAACCTTTCGGTCGGCGGAACCGGCAAGACGCCCCACGTGCAGTTCCTCGCTTCCTGGCTCACGGAGACGGGAGTGAAAGTGGCAGTCCTGTCCAGAGGATACGGACGGAAGAGCCGCGGCGTCGTCTGGGTCTCGCGGGGCGACGGACCCGCGGTGACTGCCGAATACGGCGGCGACGAACCGGTCCTGCTCGCCGCGCTTCTGCCCGGGGTGCCCGTGCTTGCGGGCGAGTCCCGCGCCGAGGCGGGAAGGGAATGCCTTCGGTCAAGGGATGTGGATGTCTTTCTGCTGGATGACGGTTTCCAGCATCTTTCTCTCGGACGGGACGCCGACATACTTCTGGTCGATGCGACATGCGTCCTGGGAAACATGCGCACGCTGCCTTTCGGTCCCCTTCGCGAGTCGCCGGAAACGGCGCGGCGCGCAGACGCCCTTGTGATAACCAAGTGCGCCGGCCTGTCGCAGGGAGAAAAGGCCGCCGCGGCCGTTCCGTTCGAAGCGGACCGTCCCCGTGCATACACACGCATGGTGGCACGGGCGGTCGTCGACCGGTTCGGCAGGGAAACATCCCTTCCCCGGGATGGCGAGGAAGTCGTGGCTTTTTCCGGGCTGGCGCACAACGGGCAGTTCGCCGATACCCTTCGCACGTCGGGATTTGCCGTCCGTAAGTTTTTCTCCTTTCGGGACCATTACCGCTATCGCCGCGCGGACCTCGAAAGGATCGCCTCGGCGGCCGGAGGAGCGCCGGTCCTTACGACGGAAAAAGACCTCGTCCGGCTTTCCGGCACGCTTCCTTTCGATCTCAAGGCGATTCGCATCGGCGTGGAGTTCCTTTCGGGGTGGGAAGATCTCTCCCGCCTCATACTGGAAAGGCTCGGGAAGGCCGTGGAATCGTGA
- the rfaE1 gene encoding D-glycero-beta-D-manno-heptose-7-phosphate kinase, which translates to MNDAGFTSRAFDYLEKFPSCRILVVGDIMLDEYIWGNVKRISPEAPVPVVAVTGDTKALGGAGNVAVNVSGLSARTALAGLIGADSAGREILRILGRHRIGAAAVVADRDRPTTTKTRVIAHHQQVVRVDREMKESPNGRAQDALRAKVRKAVREVDGVVLSDYRKGALSRELVEEVTVAAARSGAFVAVDPKRTDFSFYKGCTLITPNKAEAEAALGGRELPGDREIHEGGKALLRASGAKAVLITRGEDGMSLVERGRDVSFHIPAKARQVFDVTGAGDTVIGTIAVAMGSGASLRDAALLANLAASIVVGEVGTAPITREKLAAALRARQ; encoded by the coding sequence TTGAATGACGCCGGGTTCACCTCGCGCGCTTTCGATTACCTTGAAAAATTTCCCTCCTGCCGTATTTTGGTGGTGGGAGACATCATGCTTGACGAATATATCTGGGGGAACGTGAAACGCATCTCCCCCGAAGCGCCCGTCCCGGTCGTGGCGGTAACCGGGGACACGAAGGCGCTCGGCGGCGCGGGGAACGTGGCCGTGAACGTATCGGGGCTTTCCGCCAGGACCGCGCTCGCCGGCCTGATAGGCGCGGATTCCGCGGGAAGGGAGATTCTGAGGATCCTCGGCAGGCACCGCATCGGCGCCGCCGCTGTCGTCGCCGACCGGGACCGGCCGACGACGACCAAGACGCGAGTGATCGCCCATCACCAGCAGGTGGTGCGCGTGGACCGGGAGATGAAGGAATCCCCGAACGGCAGGGCGCAGGATGCTCTCCGGGCCAAGGTTCGGAAGGCGGTCCGGGAGGTCGACGGTGTCGTCCTCTCCGACTATCGGAAGGGGGCATTGAGCCGGGAGCTCGTCGAGGAGGTGACGGTTGCCGCCGCGAGGAGCGGAGCTTTCGTTGCAGTCGACCCGAAGCGGACCGATTTCTCCTTCTACAAGGGATGCACGCTGATCACACCCAACAAGGCGGAAGCGGAAGCGGCGCTGGGAGGCCGTGAGCTGCCCGGAGACCGGGAGATCCATGAAGGCGGCAAGGCGCTGCTGCGGGCCAGCGGCGCGAAGGCGGTACTGATAACCCGCGGTGAGGATGGGATGAGCCTCGTCGAGCGGGGGAGGGACGTCTCCTTCCACATCCCCGCGAAGGCCCGGCAGGTGTTCGACGTCACCGGCGCGGGAGACACGGTGATCGGGACGATAGCTGTGGCGATGGGTTCGGGGGCATCCTTGCGCGATGCGGCGCTTCTGGCCAACCTCGCCGCGAGCATCGTAGTCGGAGAGGTGGGCACCGCGCCGATCACAAGGGAAAAGCTCGCGGCGGCCCTGCGCGCCAGGCAATGA
- a CDS encoding lysophospholipid acyltransferase family protein produces the protein MKEALLRAALKVLEAIPLPLRAALFEAVMFCVWALAARHRRVGRINLRIAFPEMGDREASRIVRFCYVRMGTAAAEFIHLPKMDDAYVAEHFRIEGAEHIRKATEERGLGPLAMTGHFGNWELLSFVYGAVIAPVSFIVRPLKNPLADRIVTERREMNGNRVIRKEDSAKLVVREIRKKTLVGILIDQNVEPRKGIPVDFFTRKAYTPSGIARLALALGTTVHPAFIFRDPRRKFHHTLRFGPPIPMDPAAPREEEVLRLTRRCNEELEKAIRRDPTQWLWFTRRWKDRPPGEPDLYGGTR, from the coding sequence GTGAAAGAGGCATTGCTTCGGGCCGCCCTGAAAGTTCTGGAGGCGATCCCGCTCCCCCTGCGGGCGGCGCTTTTCGAAGCGGTCATGTTCTGCGTATGGGCGCTTGCCGCAAGGCACCGCCGTGTCGGAAGGATCAACCTGCGGATAGCCTTCCCTGAAATGGGGGACCGGGAAGCGTCGCGGATCGTTCGGTTCTGCTATGTGCGTATGGGGACGGCCGCAGCGGAATTCATCCACCTTCCGAAGATGGACGACGCGTACGTCGCGGAGCATTTCCGGATCGAGGGGGCGGAGCACATCCGCAAGGCGACGGAGGAGCGCGGGCTCGGGCCGCTGGCCATGACCGGTCATTTCGGAAACTGGGAGCTGCTTTCCTTCGTTTACGGAGCGGTCATAGCGCCGGTGTCGTTCATAGTGCGTCCGCTGAAAAACCCGTTGGCGGACCGGATCGTCACGGAGCGGAGGGAGATGAATGGAAACCGCGTTATCCGCAAGGAGGACTCCGCCAAGCTGGTCGTGCGGGAGATCCGGAAAAAAACGCTTGTCGGCATCCTGATAGACCAGAACGTGGAGCCGAGAAAAGGAATTCCGGTCGATTTCTTCACCCGCAAGGCGTACACGCCTTCAGGCATCGCCCGGCTGGCGCTCGCCCTTGGAACGACGGTGCATCCGGCGTTCATCTTCAGGGACCCGCGCCGCAAGTTCCACCACACATTGCGGTTCGGCCCCCCGATCCCGATGGACCCGGCGGCGCCGCGCGAGGAGGAAGTCCTGCGCCTTACGAGGAGATGCAACGAAGAACTGGAAAAGGCGATCCGCCGGGACCCGACGCAATGGCTCTGGTTTACGCGCAGATGGAAGGACCGTCCCCCGGGAGAGCCGGATCTTTACGGAGGAACTCGTTGA
- a CDS encoding Trm112 family protein has protein sequence MDEELLDILACPKCKGSLRLTTDESELLCEKCRLSYRIDDGIPILLVEEASPIE, from the coding sequence ATGGACGAAGAGCTTCTCGATATCCTGGCATGCCCCAAGTGCAAAGGGAGCCTTCGCCTGACGACCGACGAAAGCGAGCTTCTTTGCGAGAAGTGCCGCCTGAGCTACCGGATAGATGACGGGATACCCATCCTGCTCGTCGAGGAGGCGTCTCCAATTGAATGA
- a CDS encoding DUF4416 family protein, translating to MSRRGSPPPARLVVSVIYREEERFRKALAAISDRFGQVAETSGIFPFDRTEYYAKEMGVPLYRRFVVMERLVPRDSLAWAKLAAEEMEAAFSDGGKRTVNVDPGLLTEENYSLATGKNYSHRVYLRDGVFADLTLIYERGGYRPLPWSYPDLASESIRSYLGEVRGRLREARKLAAEEPTCRG from the coding sequence ATGAGCCGGCGAGGCTCGCCGCCGCCCGCAAGGCTCGTGGTATCCGTGATCTACAGGGAAGAGGAACGCTTCCGGAAAGCCCTCGCGGCTATCTCCGACCGGTTCGGGCAGGTGGCGGAAACGAGCGGAATATTCCCCTTCGACCGGACCGAGTATTATGCGAAGGAAATGGGAGTTCCATTGTATCGAAGGTTCGTCGTGATGGAACGGCTCGTTCCGCGCGACTCGCTTGCATGGGCCAAGCTTGCGGCGGAAGAGATGGAGGCGGCATTTTCCGATGGCGGCAAGCGCACCGTAAACGTGGATCCGGGGCTGTTGACGGAGGAGAATTATTCCCTTGCCACAGGCAAGAATTACAGCCATCGCGTGTACCTTCGCGACGGAGTGTTCGCGGACCTCACGCTGATCTACGAGAGGGGGGGGTACCGGCCTCTTCCCTGGTCGTACCCGGACCTCGCTTCCGAAAGCATACGCTCATACCTTGGGGAAGTGCGGGGAAGGCTCAGGGAAGCCAGAAAACTCGCCGCGGAGGAGCCGACATGTCGTGGATGA
- a CDS encoding bifunctional (p)ppGpp synthetase/guanosine-3',5'-bis(diphosphate) 3'-pyrophosphohydrolase, which yields MLRLHDIVERVQASRPNGDIELIHKAYVFTAKVHHGQLRQSGEPYLIHPLNVAHILADWNLDEETVAVGLLHDTVEDTVATIEEIRDLFGDTIAAMVDGVSKISRVVISDVADQKAESLRKMILAMGKDLRVVLVKLADRLHNMRTIAHLSRDKQVAVSRETQDIYNPIASRLGMSRVKMELEDRCFEILHPEDYRELVRLADERKRDRESHVHSVVELLEKKLVEAGLEAAVSGRSKHIAGLFQKMARQGIDFDHVYDFIGFRIIAKSVRECYEVLGIVHSLWKPVPGRFKDYIAMPKQNLYQSLHTTVFGPNAELMEIQIRTEEMHAIAEYGVAAHWKYKEGRPVVGKGDQMFLWLRQILELQQDMKDPREFLNTVKVELFPEEVYVFTPRGDVKELPQGATPVDFAYAIHTEVGNKCVGAKVNGKMVPLKTALKNGDVVEIITHPAHTPSKDWLKIARTNRALNKIRAFVRQEQQERSLALGRQILERELRKYSLSLNKVLKAKEFEETLQESRLKTADDYCVALGYGKMSLMPLLRRLVPPEQLQEKVKDSRLGALIRRVTARKPSAIIVKGMDDIFIRLGNCCHPVPGDPIVGFITRGRGVTIHAKDCPKALENDPARAIEVAWEAGTKAAHPVKLKVVCADKPGLLADISRTITASDVDIRRAVVMTTRDKRAICNFEVSVNDAQHLATLIKSVEKLKNVFSVERGKG from the coding sequence ATGCTCCGACTACATGACATCGTCGAACGGGTCCAGGCGTCACGGCCGAACGGCGACATCGAACTGATCCACAAGGCCTACGTCTTCACGGCGAAGGTGCATCACGGGCAGCTCCGGCAGTCGGGCGAGCCCTATCTCATCCATCCCCTGAACGTTGCGCACATCCTCGCGGACTGGAACCTCGACGAGGAGACGGTGGCCGTCGGCCTGCTCCACGACACCGTGGAGGACACGGTGGCGACGATCGAGGAGATCCGCGATCTCTTCGGCGATACCATAGCGGCGATGGTGGACGGCGTGTCGAAGATCAGCCGCGTCGTGATTTCCGACGTCGCCGACCAGAAGGCCGAGTCCCTCCGTAAAATGATCCTGGCCATGGGGAAGGACCTGCGGGTCGTCCTCGTCAAGCTGGCGGACCGCCTCCACAACATGAGGACGATCGCCCACCTCTCCCGCGACAAGCAGGTCGCCGTCTCCCGTGAAACCCAGGACATCTACAATCCCATCGCGAGTCGCCTCGGCATGTCCCGGGTGAAGATGGAGCTGGAGGACCGATGCTTCGAGATCCTCCACCCGGAGGATTACCGCGAGCTCGTGCGTCTTGCCGACGAACGGAAGCGGGACCGGGAAAGCCACGTGCACAGCGTCGTCGAGCTGCTGGAAAAGAAGCTTGTGGAAGCGGGTCTCGAGGCGGCGGTCAGCGGGCGTTCGAAGCACATCGCAGGGTTGTTCCAGAAGATGGCGCGGCAGGGGATAGACTTCGACCACGTCTACGATTTCATCGGGTTCCGCATCATCGCGAAGTCGGTGCGCGAGTGCTACGAGGTGCTCGGGATCGTGCACAGCCTGTGGAAGCCCGTTCCCGGCCGGTTCAAGGACTACATAGCGATGCCCAAGCAGAATCTATACCAGTCCCTCCACACCACGGTGTTCGGGCCGAACGCGGAGCTTATGGAAATCCAGATCCGCACGGAGGAGATGCACGCCATCGCCGAATACGGAGTGGCGGCGCACTGGAAATACAAGGAGGGGCGGCCCGTCGTCGGGAAGGGCGACCAGATGTTCCTGTGGCTCCGGCAGATCCTCGAGCTGCAGCAGGACATGAAGGATCCGCGGGAATTCCTTAACACGGTGAAGGTGGAGCTTTTCCCCGAGGAAGTATACGTATTCACCCCCCGGGGCGACGTCAAGGAACTGCCGCAGGGAGCGACACCGGTCGACTTCGCCTACGCGATCCACACGGAGGTCGGAAACAAGTGCGTGGGCGCGAAGGTGAACGGCAAGATGGTTCCCTTGAAGACGGCGCTCAAGAACGGGGACGTCGTCGAGATCATCACCCATCCCGCCCACACTCCGAGCAAGGACTGGCTCAAGATAGCCAGGACGAACCGGGCCCTGAACAAGATCCGCGCCTTCGTCCGCCAGGAGCAGCAGGAGCGCAGCCTCGCCCTCGGGCGCCAGATTCTGGAACGGGAGCTGCGGAAATACTCCCTCTCCCTGAACAAGGTGCTCAAGGCGAAGGAATTCGAGGAGACGCTGCAGGAGAGCCGCCTTAAAACCGCGGACGACTACTGCGTAGCGTTGGGGTACGGGAAGATGTCGCTCATGCCGCTTCTGCGCCGGCTGGTGCCGCCGGAGCAGCTGCAGGAAAAGGTGAAGGACAGCCGGCTCGGCGCCCTGATCAGAAGGGTAACCGCGAGGAAGCCGAGCGCGATCATCGTGAAGGGGATGGACGACATTTTCATTCGGCTCGGGAACTGCTGCCACCCGGTGCCCGGGGATCCGATCGTGGGTTTCATCACGCGGGGGAGGGGCGTGACGATCCACGCAAAGGACTGCCCGAAAGCGCTGGAGAACGATCCGGCGCGGGCGATCGAGGTGGCCTGGGAGGCGGGAACGAAAGCGGCGCACCCGGTCAAATTGAAGGTCGTCTGCGCCGACAAGCCGGGACTCCTCGCAGACATTTCGCGCACGATCACCGCAAGCGACGTGGACATACGGCGGGCGGTCGTCATGACGACGCGGGACAAGCGCGCGATCTGCAACTTCGAAGTTTCGGTCAACGACGCGCAGCACCTCGCGACCCTGATCAAGTCCGTCGAGAAGCTTAAAAACGTATTCTCCGTGGAGAGAGGAAAGGGATAG